In Muribaculum gordoncarteri, the genomic window ATTTGAGAACGTCAGCGGAGGCTGGGAACTGCGCAACCGATATTTCAAAGGTTGCCGTAGACGCAAGGACATCTCATATTTGCCGTGGGCGAGAGATGGCCCGTCAGCAGAGTGTGCCGTGTTCGAGGGATTTATAGATTATCTCTCGGCACTCACACTCGGCATCATCAGTGGAGCCGACACAATCATACTCAACTCGGTTGTCAATGTCAACAAGGCTGTGCCTTTTCTCAAAGGTTACACTACTATCAACTGCTACCTTGACAACGACAATGCCGGGAAAACAGCACTCGCCGAGTTGACCGCCATTTATGGCTCAACAATGATTGACCGCTCCACGCTCTACTCCGAGTTCAACGACTTGAATGATTTTCTTATCAATCGAAGTTTCACCAAAAACACACTTTCCAATGAAAACAAATAAACCCACCGCATCCAAGTCAACCGAGTTGACCGATGCAACCAAATCCAAAGTATCGACCCTTAACCCCGAAGTCACAATGAAATCAGATAACTCCACCAACCCTAATCCCGCAGTCAACAGCGATAACACTGTTAACAGCACCACACCTGCCAACGCTGACAATCTGTTTGACAACGAACAGCCAGTAACCGAGGCAACTGCCGTAACCGAGCCACCGAAGCAACAGCGCATCGGCAGGCAGCAGCGCAAATCGGATTTCGCCGAGTTCAAGGCAACGTTCCTCACTCCTGCAAAGCTGGTGAACCGCCATGCCCTGAACATCGAAGGCGACCTATGGGACCAGCTTGAGCGCGTTTCCAGAATCCTCGGTGGCCGTGGCACTACCGTCAGCAGTTACGCCAACGCAATCCTCGCCGAGCATCTGAAACAGTATGCCGAAGACATCGAAATCTGGCGCAAACTCTGAGCGCGTGATTGCAACTACATTTTGACCGCTAAATAGTCCTCGTAGTTTCGTGCACCTCGAAACTATCGTAGGGGTTCGGAATCGGAGGGAGCGAGTTTATGTTTTCGTATTACAAGTAATCCTCAAACGACTCGCTCCCCTCCGCTCCCGATGGTCACAAACCTCAAACAGAATTTCCAATGAAGAAATCCAATTTACGTCCCGCTAAAGGGCGTCCCAAGCTCCCGGCTGATGAACGAAAGTCCATCATGGTGCCGGTGAAATTCGACATAGACCAATATCAGGTAATGATGGACAAAGCTCTCACGGCAGGGCTCAACCGCTCGGAATATATCCGGCAGTCGGCACTGCACTGTAAAGTCGTGGAAAGGCTCACGCCAAGAGATGTCAAGGCAATCCGCGACCTTCAGGGAATCGCTGAAAATCTCAACCGCACGGCAAAATTTGTCGGTGCCATTCTAAAAGGTGGTGCCTCTGAGGAACAGATTGTCCGCACATACAGAGAGATAATTCAGTGCAAGGATTTTGTCCTTTCACTGATAAAAAACTATCGTAATACACCGGACAGCGTATGATGGGCAAGATAACAAAAGGCGGCAGTTTCGGCGGTTGTGTCGATTACGTCACTCGTCGAAAGAAGGATAATCCCGACGGCACGCCCTGTAATGAATGGCGTCTTATAGACTGCAAAGATGTATCTATGATGGAAGGGAGAAATGGAATTATCGCTTCTTTTGAAGATAATCTCGCCTTGAATCCGGACTTGAAAAATCCGGTCGGGCATATTTCCCTGAACTTTCATGCCAACGACAAGGATAAAGTTGATGACCGGATTATGGTAGAGATTGCCCAAAAATATATGAAGAAAATGGGCATCATGGATACTCCATACATCATTGTCTGGCATCTCGACAAAGATTATCCACACTGTCATATCGTGTTCAGCCGAATAGATAACCACGCCGAAACCATTTCCGATAAGAATGATTTCAGTCGCAACAAGGCAGCCTGTCTTGACTTGACAAAGGAATATGGACTGCACATTTCCGAGGGTAAAAAGCAGACTAATGTCAATAAATTGCGTGGCACGGAAAAGATACGATATGAGATTTTCAATGCCGTTGACGCTGTATGGAACGATAAATCAGTCCATACTTTCGAGCAATTCGAGACTCGCTTAAAGGCGGCTGGTGTCGGCATAGAATACAAATACAAGCGTGGCACCAGCGAATTGCAGGGTCTATGGTACACCAGAAAAGGCAAGCGTTTCGCTGCATCAAAGATTGACCGGCGATTCAGTCTGGGCAATATATCCAAGCATCTGGCTAACAACAAACCGCTACATTCTCAGTCTCAATGGATGTATGCAGATGGCTCCATCGTGCCTATCGCATCATACAAAGGTGTGCGGCTTACGACACAACAAATGAATGATTACGTTGCGGGGAAAGCTATCCGAGTTGACGGATGTCAGGGAGATATGCCTACTGTGTGGATAAAATTCAACCCACAGCGCATGACTCCGGGAGTCTATTCATCGAATCCGGATTTAGTCGGCCAATCCGCATCCCAGTCGCAAAACTATGGCACTCGGTTATCCCAAGTTCCATCCTCAGGAACCTCGCAGATGCAAGAAGGTTTTGCTAATGGAGGCGTTTTACCCGATGATTTCAAACTGTGGATGAGCCGCCATCCCGGACTTACCATTGAAGAGGCCCTTCATCGCTATCGTGAAGAACAAAAAGCCAAACGCCGCCGACAAGGGCCCAAACTACACTAAACCCAACGCCGCCGAGGGAAGCAGACCTCGGCGGCGTCTCTCATCTAATCTCCTTAATGGACTCAGAGATGGATGAGTATAGCTGTATCGTATATGTTTATCAGCATATTCAATTGCCATCTCAGAAATTTTCGCTAATTTTGCAATATAGTAACCTTAAACTTCTGAAGATGGCCGAAACGGTTTAATCCCAAAGGCAGCGATGCCGCCAAAACCAACCATATTTTAAAACTCCAATGCAGTCGTTACAGGTTCGGTCAACCTTTCAGAAAACTGCAAACGGAGTTTTTGTTTTTATAAATGGCACTTACTCAAAGCGAAGATGCACTGGAAAAAGGTTTGATAAAGACTCTCACGGATATGGCGTATGAATACGTTGAAATCCATGAGGAGACTAACCTTATATCAAATTTCAAACGACAGTTGGAAAAACACAATGCCAAGGAACTTGCGCAACATGGCAGAACGGAACTTACGGACAATGAGTTCAATAAGGTCATGCTCTATCTTGAAGGTGGCACCACGTTTGAGAAAGCCAAAAAACTGCGGGATTTGCTTCCTTTGGAACTTGACAACGGACAGCGCGTATGGCTTGAATTTCTTAATCGTCATAAATGGTGTCAGAATGAATTTCAAGTTTCCAACCAGATAACTTTAGAAGGCCGTCGTCAGTGCCGTTATGATGTTACCATTCTGATTAACGGTCTGCCATTGGTGCAGATTGAGTTGAAGAAACGTGGTGTTGAATTAAAACAAGCATACAATCAGGTTCAACGCTACCACAAGACATCATTCCACGGTCTGTTCAACTATATTCAGATTTTCGTGATTTCCAACGGCGTGAACACCCGCTATTTTGCCAATAACCCTAATAGTGGTTACAAGTTCACGTTTAACTGGACTGATCGGAAGAACAATCCGTTCAACCAACTAAGTCTTTTCGCGGCTGAATTCTTCGACCCATGCACACTCGGCAAAATTATCAGCAAGTACATCGTACTTCACGAAGGCGATAAATGTATGATGGTTTTGCGCCCATATCAATATTATGCCGTTGAGGAAATCCTCAACCGTGTGGTCAACAGCAATGATAACGGCTATATCTGGCACACAACCGGAGCGGGAAAGACGTTAACCTCATTCAAAGCCGCACAGCTTGTTTCTGAAATTGATGAAATAGACAAGGTGCTTTTTGTCGTTGACAGGCACGACCTCGACACTCAGACACAGGCGGAATATGAAGCCTTTGAGCCGGGAGCTGTGGATGGCACTGACAGTACTAAGGAACTTATACAGCGTCTCGGAAGTGATAAGAAGATAATAATCACCACTATTCAAAAGCTGAATTGCGCAGTCACCAAAGACTATTACAACCGTCATCTTCAAGATGTGCGCGATAAAAAGGTCGTGATGATTTTTGATGAGTGCCACCGAAGCCATTTTGGAGAAAGTCACAAAAATATTGTCCACTTCTTTAACAACCTTCAGATATTCGGCTTCACCGGCACTCCGATATTCGTCGAAAACTCAAAGAATGACCGCACAACCAAAGAAATCTTCGGTAATTGCCTGCACAAGTATCTGATTAAAGATGCTATCGCCGATGACAATGTACTGGGCTTTCTCGTTGAATATTACACCGGCAACGCAGACCTTGATCTTGAAAGCGATAGCCGTATGCGCGAAGTCGCACGGTTTATCCTCAACAACTTCAATAAGTCCACTTTTGATGGCGAGTACAACGCTCTGTTTGCCGTTCAGTCAGTGCCGATGCTTTTGCGTTACTACAAGATTTTTAAGGGATTGAATCCAGACATCAAAATCGGTGCGATATTCACTTACGCAGCAAACGGCAGTCAGGATGATGAAGCCACCGGCATGAACCGGGGTTTCGCAAATCCGAAAGTCGCCGCCGATGAGATGCAGGAAATCATAGATGACTACAACAAAACCTTCGGCACATCCCATTCGGTAGAAAACTTCGGACTCTACTATGACGACATCAACAAGAGAATGAAAAAGAAAGACCCGAAGATGAAGCCTTTGGACTTGTTGCTCGTCGTCGGGATGTTCCTTACGGGTTTCGATGCCAAGAAGCTCAACACTCTCTATGTTGATAAAAATCTTGAATATCATGGTCTGTTGCAGGCTTTCAGTCGCACGAATCGTGTACTGAACGAGAAAAAGAGATTCGGAAAGGTGATCTGCTTCCGCGACCTCAAAAGCAACGTGGATGCGTCTATAAAGCTGTTCTCCGACAATAATCCTATCGAAGATATAGTGCGTCCGCCGTTCAAGGATGTCAAGCGCGAGTACATTGAAAAAACCGAACAGTTCCTGTCTAAGTATCCGAATGTTGATGAGATAGACAATCTTGAAAGTGAGAACGACAAAGTGGCGTTTGTCCTTGCTTTCCGCGACATAATCAAGAAACACGCTGAAATGCAGATTTATGAGGAATATTCGCCTTCGGATATATCTTTCATAATGACTGAGCAGGAGTTTCAGGACTTCCGCAGCAAGTATCTTGACATAGCACAGAATTTCGGTTCAAAACCGGCAAAGGTTGCCGCCGAACCCGCTGCCGCTTATGGCGCCGAACCGGAAACGACACTTGACGATATTGACTTTTGTCTTGAACTGCTACACAGCGACGTAATCAACGTGGCATACATCCTCGCGCTGATTCACGACCTTGACCCGGCAAGCGATGATTACTCTGAAAAACGCCGTGAGATTCTTGACACGATGATTCGTGATGCCGAGATGCGCAGCAAGGCTGAGCTTATCGACGGTTTCATCAGCGAGAATGTCGATGCCAATCAGGATGAGTTCCGGCGGTCTAAGGCTGACGGCACAATAGATCTTGAATCACGACTGGTGGATTATGTACGCAGAGCAAAAGACCGTGCCGTAGAGCAACTTGCTGCGGAGGAAGAAATCGACCAGACGGCACTTCATAAGTTCATGGAGGAATACGACTATCTCCACCGTGAGAAGGACGAGATACTTCAGGATGCCATAAAGAAAAAGAAACTCGGTCTGAAACAACGCCGCAGCGTATTCAACCGTATTCTTCAAAAACTTCGTAAAATAATAGAAATCTACAACTGGGAATAATATATGAGCGAGGAACTCCAGCAGCAGCTTCGCAGTCAGCTTTGG contains:
- a CDS encoding toprim domain-containing protein yields the protein MSRIGHEPTARKGTRLWYKSPLRQEHTPSFKVETALNCWYDFGLGRGGNIIDLAAELYQTTDLRHILRCIADSYPVPSVPTIASSFAPRHSAPSMERFEVVPLEHRALVAYLQERGIPAHIATANCKEAQYSVNGKFYFAVAFENVSGGWELRNRYFKGCRRRKDISYLPWARDGPSAECAVFEGFIDYLSALTLGIISGADTIILNSVVNVNKAVPFLKGYTTINCYLDNDNAGKTALAELTAIYGSTMIDRSTLYSEFNDLNDFLINRSFTKNTLSNENK
- a CDS encoding DUF3408 domain-containing protein, encoding MKTNKPTASKSTELTDATKSKVSTLNPEVTMKSDNSTNPNPAVNSDNTVNSTTPANADNLFDNEQPVTEATAVTEPPKQQRIGRQQRKSDFAEFKATFLTPAKLVNRHALNIEGDLWDQLERVSRILGGRGTTVSSYANAILAEHLKQYAEDIEIWRKL
- a CDS encoding plasmid mobilization protein; amino-acid sequence: MKKSNLRPAKGRPKLPADERKSIMVPVKFDIDQYQVMMDKALTAGLNRSEYIRQSALHCKVVERLTPRDVKAIRDLQGIAENLNRTAKFVGAILKGGASEEQIVRTYREIIQCKDFVLSLIKNYRNTPDSV
- a CDS encoding relaxase/mobilization nuclease domain-containing protein — its product is MMGKITKGGSFGGCVDYVTRRKKDNPDGTPCNEWRLIDCKDVSMMEGRNGIIASFEDNLALNPDLKNPVGHISLNFHANDKDKVDDRIMVEIAQKYMKKMGIMDTPYIIVWHLDKDYPHCHIVFSRIDNHAETISDKNDFSRNKAACLDLTKEYGLHISEGKKQTNVNKLRGTEKIRYEIFNAVDAVWNDKSVHTFEQFETRLKAAGVGIEYKYKRGTSELQGLWYTRKGKRFAASKIDRRFSLGNISKHLANNKPLHSQSQWMYADGSIVPIASYKGVRLTTQQMNDYVAGKAIRVDGCQGDMPTVWIKFNPQRMTPGVYSSNPDLVGQSASQSQNYGTRLSQVPSSGTSQMQEGFANGGVLPDDFKLWMSRHPGLTIEEALHRYREEQKAKRRRQGPKLH
- a CDS encoding type I restriction endonuclease subunit R, which gives rise to MALTQSEDALEKGLIKTLTDMAYEYVEIHEETNLISNFKRQLEKHNAKELAQHGRTELTDNEFNKVMLYLEGGTTFEKAKKLRDLLPLELDNGQRVWLEFLNRHKWCQNEFQVSNQITLEGRRQCRYDVTILINGLPLVQIELKKRGVELKQAYNQVQRYHKTSFHGLFNYIQIFVISNGVNTRYFANNPNSGYKFTFNWTDRKNNPFNQLSLFAAEFFDPCTLGKIISKYIVLHEGDKCMMVLRPYQYYAVEEILNRVVNSNDNGYIWHTTGAGKTLTSFKAAQLVSEIDEIDKVLFVVDRHDLDTQTQAEYEAFEPGAVDGTDSTKELIQRLGSDKKIIITTIQKLNCAVTKDYYNRHLQDVRDKKVVMIFDECHRSHFGESHKNIVHFFNNLQIFGFTGTPIFVENSKNDRTTKEIFGNCLHKYLIKDAIADDNVLGFLVEYYTGNADLDLESDSRMREVARFILNNFNKSTFDGEYNALFAVQSVPMLLRYYKIFKGLNPDIKIGAIFTYAANGSQDDEATGMNRGFANPKVAADEMQEIIDDYNKTFGTSHSVENFGLYYDDINKRMKKKDPKMKPLDLLLVVGMFLTGFDAKKLNTLYVDKNLEYHGLLQAFSRTNRVLNEKKRFGKVICFRDLKSNVDASIKLFSDNNPIEDIVRPPFKDVKREYIEKTEQFLSKYPNVDEIDNLESENDKVAFVLAFRDIIKKHAEMQIYEEYSPSDISFIMTEQEFQDFRSKYLDIAQNFGSKPAKVAAEPAAAYGAEPETTLDDIDFCLELLHSDVINVAYILALIHDLDPASDDYSEKRREILDTMIRDAEMRSKAELIDGFISENVDANQDEFRRSKADGTIDLESRLVDYVRRAKDRAVEQLAAEEEIDQTALHKFMEEYDYLHREKDEILQDAIKKKKLGLKQRRSVFNRILQKLRKIIEIYNWE